The Chrysemys picta bellii isolate R12L10 chromosome 5, ASM1138683v2, whole genome shotgun sequence genome includes a window with the following:
- the MBOAT4 gene encoding ghrelin O-acyltransferase, with protein MDWASPLALHPIAFYQLVAFPFAVSFHYLCTSGSLSLNARYALLLVGGCLLACAAMGWYALLLFIPTFCSVAIFHSVGPLQVHTWAFVLQMSWQTLCHLGLHYREHYLQGAPCIRLTIALSSLMLQTQKVTSLALDIHEGKVTMAAEWGDGRESLLRALPLCSYLLFFPALLGGPLCSFRRFQDQIQGSCASRPTPPWRAAGQKCLRALALHLLRTAVRSCVAPLARMTDCTGFGCVFVMWRSALLFKLAYYSQWVLDEALLSAAGFGLELGHAPGAEAGCGDLSDADIWTLETTNRIALFTRTWNKSTSRWLRRLVFQRSPAQPLLATFAFSAWWHGLHPGQVFGFLCWAAMVEADYRIHPFLRSLAKSWHTKVLYQALTWVQTQLIIAYITVAVEMRSFSALWLLGASYNSFFPLLYGVSLLWLVARAKEKCV; from the exons ATGGATTGGGCAAGTCCGCTTGCTCTTCACCCTATAGCTTTCTACCAGCTGGTTGCGTTTCCATTTGCCGTTTCCTTTCACTATCTCTGCACCTCTGGGTCTCTCTCACTAAATGCCAG GTACGCCTTGCTCCTGGTGGGAGGCTGCCTTCTCGCGTGTGCTGCCATGGGATGGTACGCCCTGCTGCTCTTCATCCCCACCTTCTGCTCCGTGGCCATTTTCCACTCAGTCGGCCCACTGCAGGTCCACACATGGGCATTCGTGCTCCAGATGTCCTGGCAGACTCTCTGCCACCTGGGCCTGCACTACAGAGAACATTATCTGCAAGGAGCCCCGTGCATCAG GTTGACAATCGCCCTCTCGTCGCTCATGCTGCAGACGCAGAAGGTCACATCGCTGGCTCTGGATATCCACGAAGGGAAGGTGACTatggcagctgagtggggggatgggagggagtcACTGCTGCGGGCGCTGCCTCTATGCAGTTACCTGCTCTTTttccctgccctgctgggaggcCCGCTATGCTCCTTTCGGAGATTTCAGGACCAGATCCAGGGCTCATGCGCTTCACGCCCCACACCTCCCTGGAGGGCTGCAGGCCAGAAATGCCTCCgtgccctggctctgcacctgCTGAGAACGGCTGTGAGGAGCTGCGTGGCCCCGCTGGCCCGCATGACGGACTGCACCGGCTTTGGCTGCGTGTTCGTCATGTGGCGTTCCGCCTTGCTCTTCAAACTGGCTTATTACTCCCAGTGGGTGCTCGACGAGGCTCTCCTCAGCGCAGCGGgctttgggctggagcttggccATGCCCCCGGTGCAGAGGCTGGCTGCGGTGACCTCTCTGATGCAGACATATGGACCTTGGAGACCACCAACAGAATAGCCCTCTTCACCAGGACCTGGAACAAGAGCACTTCCCGGTGGCTGAGGAGACTCGTCTTCCAGCgcagcccggcccagcccctcttGGCCACCTTTGCCTTCTCGGCCTGGTGGCACGGGCTCCACCCAGGGCAAGTGTTTGGCTTCTTGTGCTGGGCAGCGATGGTGGAGGCCGATTACCGGATTCACCCTTTTCTCCGTTCACTTGCAAAGTCCTGGCACACCAAGGTGCTGTATCAGGCCCTGACCTGGGTCCAGACCCAGCTGATCATTGCGTACATCACAGTTGCGGTGGAGATGAGGAGCTTCTCTGCGCTCTGGCTGCTGGGCGCCTCCTACAACAGCTTCTTCCCTCTCCTGTACGGTGTTTCACTGCTGTGGCTGGTCGCGAGAGCCAAAGAAAAATGTGTCTGA